From the Oxalobacter vibrioformis genome, the window AATCGTCTTCGATCAGCTCATGTTTTTCTGTGGTCGTTACCGAGATGCATTGTTTTTGGACATCTGCGCTGGCGATGCGTCCAAGGGGGCCACCGGCATCGCATAAAATGGAGAAGCGGCCCGAGCCATATCCCCTGCGGCTGCTGTCAAGCCATACGGCATAGGCGCTTTGTCTGAAAATGGTATTGAAAAGCGTTTCGGCGTCAATGGTGGCTGGCAGTTGTTCATGCAGTACCGTGTAGTGTTTTTTTTGTTTTTCCTTTGGGAGAGTGAGTGTGTTTGCATGGGGAGAGGAGAAAAGATTCTCCGGCATGGGTGACGAAATATGCCCCTTTTTCTCTTTTTGCCTTGTGCGGGTTATTTCTGCGAAATTCGTAAAAAGGGTTTTCCCGTGTTCGGTGCAGATGGATTCGGGATGGAACTGGACGCCAAAGAGCGGTTTGCTTCGATGAGCAACCGCCATGACGAGCCCGTCTTCCGACCTGGCAAGCGGTTCCAGTGTTTCCGGCAGGTCATAGACTGCCAGCGAGTGGTAGCGAACGGCTGAAAACGGGGAGGGGATATTCCGGAAAAGGTCTTTCTGCTGATGGGTAATGGGGGAGATTCGCCCGTGCCGTGGCTCGGGGGCCAGATCAATTGTTGCCCCGTGAATCGCGCATATCCCCTGGTGCCCCAGACATATGCCCAGTACCGGAATGGCGGCGGACTCGATAATATCGCGGCAAAGGCCAAAGTCCGCTGCTTTTTCCGGTCGTCCCGGGCCAGGGGAAATCACGATATTGTCAAAGTAGCGAAGATAATCGTTTTGCCAGTTTTTTTCATCATTGCGGATCACGACTGGCGGCGTGCCATTGACGCAAGTGATGAGGTGGTGCAGGTTGTGCGTGAAAGAATCGTAATTATCAATAAGCAGTGTTTTTAACGGTTTCACGATACTACCAGTCTCATTATTCCGGTGAGGCGGTTTCCTGCGGGCTGTCCGGCTGAGAAGATTTGCGGCGGTTTGAACCGGAAATCATGTCAAAACGGAACAGGCGGCACTCAATGGCGCCATTGAAAAACGGGGTTTTTCTCGATTCTTTCAGGCGCAGCATTTTCGGCACATCCAGATCGGCGGTAAAAAGAAATACCTTCCAGCCGGGAAAGCGCTGTTTGAGAGTTGATCCCAGTGCACTGTAAAAAAGGGTTGCCATGTCATCAGCTTCTTTTGTCCGGTCTCCCCGTACGCCGATACGTTCTCCGTAGGGAGGATTGGTCAGGATAATGCCGGGGGTATCGCTTGGCGGCTGGACTTCCTGGGCCTCAATCTGTTTTAAGGGGATATCAACAGGCACGTTGGCTGTTGCCATATTGTGCCGGGCCATGGCAATCATGTCACCGGAAATATCACTGCCGAATAGGGTCGGTTCTGCCGGTAGTGGGCGTGGCTTTACCGCCTGTTTCATGGTTTCCCATTTTTTGGCATCAAAACCGGTGAACTTTTCAAAGGCAAAGCGCCGGTTTATCCCGGGAGGGATGCCGGCAAGTATCTGTGCGGCTTCTGCCAGGATGGTACCGGAACCACACATCGGGTCAAAGAGCACCATGCCCGGTTTCCAGCCGGCAGCACGTAAAAGCCCTGCAGCCAGATTTTCCCGCAGCGGCGCGTCGCCTTTCTTTGTCCGCCAGCCGCGTTTGAAAAGCGATTCCCCTGAGGTATCGAGATACAGCGTGACATGACTGGGATTGAGAAATGCCACAATATGGACATCCGGCGTTTTGGTGTCAATGGACGGGCGTTTCCCGAAACGGTTGCGGAAATGGTCAACGACCGCATCCTTTATTTTGAGCGTGGTAAAACTGATGCTTTTCAGCGGGGATTTGACAGCCGTTACGTCAATCCGGATCGTGCAGTCAACGTCAAACCAGTTTTCCCATTGCTGGGCGAGTGCCAGATTGTAGATGTCATCCTCATTGCGATAGGCCCCTTGCGCGATGCGAAGCAAAACGCGTGAGGCAATCCGGGAATGCAGGTTGATGAGCCAGCCATCTTCCAGCGTGCCTGAGCAATGAACGCCGCCCTGGGCCTGGGCATGAATGTTAAGAGACGTGCTTTTTTCAGCGATTTCAGCAAGCTCTTCTGCCAGAGGCGCTTCAAGCCCACGAGGGCAGGTGCAAAAATAAGAATAAGACATGGAGGACCTTTTTTCCGTGAAACCGGGATTTCACCCTGAAATCCCGGTAGGTAAGATTTACTTTCTGATTTCGCCGTGGCCTAAAACGACATATTTCTGTGAGGTGAGCCCATCAAGACCGACCGGGCCGCGGGCGTGCAGCTTGTCATTGGATATACCGATTTCGGCACCCAGGCCGTATTCAAAACCATCCGCAAAACGGGTGGAGGCATTGACCATGACAGATGCGGAATCCACTTCCCGCAAAAAGCGCTGGGCATGGCTGTAGTTCTCCGTGATGATGGCATCCGTATGCTGTGAAGACCAGGTATTGATATGGTCTATTGCCTGATCCAGTCCGTCGACAACCCGGATGGCAAGAACAGGCGCCAGGTATTCCGTCTGCCAGTCTTCTTCTGTTGCGGCGTTCAGCCAGGGATAGCCGGCCAGAATTTTCATGGCGGTTTCATCGCAGCGCAATTCCACTTTTTCCGCTTCGTACAGCGTTGCCAGCGCCGGCAGGATTTCCGGGGCGACATGGCGTGAAACAAGGAGTGTTTCCATGGTATTGCAGGTGCCGTATCGCTGGCATTTTGCATTGAATGAAACGGCGAGTGCTTTTTCCCTGTCGGCGCTGTCATCAATGTAAACATGGCAGATGCCGTCCAGATGCTTGATCATGGGGACACGGGAATCGCGCATCAGGCGTTCAATCAGGCCTTTTCCGCCGCGCGGGACAATGACATCCACGTAGTCGGGCATGGTGATGAGTTCACCCACGGCTGCACGGTCCGTTGTTTTTACAACCTGTACCGCGGTTTCAGGCAATCCGGCACTGGCAAGTCCTTCCTGTACCAATGCGGCTAAAGCCTGGTTGCAGTGGATGGCTTCGGAGCCGCCGCGCAGGATGGTGGCATTGCCGCTCTTGATGCACAGCCCCGCCGCATCCACAGTCACGTTGGGACGCGCCTCGTAAATGATGCCGATGACGCCAAGCGGCACACGCATCTGGCCGACCTGGATACCGCTTGGCCGGTATTTGAGATTGGTGACTTCACCCACCGGATCAGGCAGTGCCGCAATCTGCTCAAGCCCTTCTGCCATGGTGGCAATGCCAGATGGTGTTAACGTCAACCGGTCCAGCAGGGCGGCTTCCAGCCCGTTTGCACGGGCGGCGGCAAGGTCCTTTTCGTTGGCTTGCAGCAGGTTTTCCGCGTCACGGCGGATAGCAGCCGCTATGGCGGCAAGGGCCTGGTTTTTGACAGCGGTATTGGCTTTTGCCATGACACGGGATGCCTTGCGTGCTTCCTGGCCAATACGGCTCATGTATTCCTTGATATTCATATTCCGGGTTGGCTTGTTTGCCTGATAAAGCAATTAAAGGGGAATTGTACGCGTTTTAGGCGGATTTTGCGCCACTTCGCGTAACAGCAAGGCCAAGCTGGAGCAGGACATCCCAGGCATCATCCAACAGGGTGTCTACCCGCAGTCCCTTGACGATCTTGTCTACCTGGGCGGCCTGTTGCAGTGCCTGTAAGAGCGTGTCGGTATTCAGACGGCGCAAGGCGGCGGTAATCAGTTTTTCGCGAGGGCCCCATATTCTCAGGCTTTTCATCAGGCTGCCGGCAGCCTGCCCCTGGGCAATACCGGTCTGGAGCCTTAACAGGGTGCGGATTTCTTCTGTTATGGTCCACAGCACCAGCGGAAGCGGTTCGCCTTCTCCCTTGAGGCCTTCCATCATGCGGACAAAGCGGGAGGTGTTGCCGGTCAGCATGGCTTCATTGAGCTTGAACACGTCATAACGTGCCACATTGAGAACGGCTTCCTTGATCTGCTCAAAATCCAGTTTGCCTTCCGGGTACAACAGCCCGAGCTTGCGTATTTCCTGGTGCGCGGCCAGCAGGTTGCCCTCCACCCGGTTGACCAGAAAATCAATGCTTGCTGTATCGGCATGCTGGTTTTGTGATTTCAGGCGGGAAGCAATCCAGCCGCCCAGCTGGGCGCGCTCCACTATGGGGATGTCGATGTGCACAGCGGCTTTTTGCAAGGCGCTTACCCAGGCGGATTTCCGGGTGGACCAGTCCAGTTTTGGCAGGGTAATCAGGGTGACATTATCCGGGTGCAGTTCGGCCGCATACTGCTGCAGTGACTGGCTGCCTTCTTTTCCCGGACGGCCCGTCGGAATGCGCAGTTCAATCAGCTTTTTGTCACCAAAAAGCGACATGGCACTGTTTGCCGCCTGAAGTTCACCCCATTTGAAACCGCGCTCAACCGTAAGGATCTCCCGTTCCGTACATCCCTGCTTTCTGGCGGTTTCCCGGATTTTATCTGCGGCTTCCAGCAGCAACAGGTGCTCGTCACTGGCGATCACATAAAGGGGGGCCAGTGTTTTTTCAAGGTGGGCGTCAAGTGCTTCCGGGCGTAATTGCATATTTCCTGATCAAAATAAGGTCATGTTACAGGTCAGGCTCGGTATCGTCTGTGAGGTCGGGAACCTCAATGTTGGCCAGGCGCCGGATAAGCTGGAGCATCACGTCATTTTCCATATCTTCGTACAGCATTTCTTCTTCTTTATCCTTGGCATAAGCCTGTGATTCGCTGTAGGTCAGGGTACGCCTCAGGCGGATTTCCACCGGATCGAGCAGGATATGGTTTTCCTTGTCCTTTACCTGAAAGCGGAAAGTATAGAAAAGCGCATACTCACGCACACGGCCTGCCGTACTCAGGGAGAGGGTTTCCCTATCTCTGCTTCGCTCCAGGATTTCCAGCGAGGCATCAGCCAGTTTCCGGTCCTTGATGACTTTGGTGCCGGTGCTTTCGATCTGGCGTTTTAGTGTGGCGCCGAAATATTCAGTATTCGGCACATTAATATACAGTGTTTCAAATGGCAGCCTGAAATCGCCGCCCGTTCCGCGCAGGGCAAAGCCGCAGGCAGAAAGCATAAGCGTGGCGATCAATGCAATCAGTGCCGAGCAAGAAAGTGAATGGCGTTTCATTTTCCGGTTTGTTCCCATAAAAAGGTTATACAACAATATTGACCAATCTGCCAGGAACGACAATTACCTTTTTCGGGGAGCCGGTGATGAATTTTGCCACGCTTTCGCTGGCCAGTGCTGTTGCCTCAATGGTTGCCTTGTCTGCATCCTTGGCAATACGCATATTGCCGCGCAGCTTGCCGTTGACCTGGATGACCATGTCAATTTCATCCTGTTCCAGTGCTGCCGTATCGACCTGCGGCCATGGCGCATCGAGAATTTCTCCCCGGGTTTTCACGTATCCCAGATCCTGCCACAGGATGCAGGTGATATGGGGCACGATCGGGTACAGTACCCGCAGGAAAATGGAAAAACATTCCCGGACAACGGCATGGGATGCGCCGGAATCATCCAGTTTCGCACCCTCAAGGGTATTTAACATGATCATGCTGGCGGAAACAACGGTGTTGTATTGTATGCGCGCATAATCATGATTGGCCTGCTGCAGGACCTGGTGAATCCGGAAACGGATATTTTTGTGTGTGTCCGGCAAATCAGCCGGTATCTCGTCTGAGCCGCCAGCAATCGCCTGGGCATTGGCATAGGCATAAGTCCAGACGCGGCGCAGGAAGCGCTGGGCACCTTCCACACCGGTGCCGGACCATTCCAGTGTCTGCTCGGGCGGTGAGGCAAACATGGTGAAAAGACGAGCCGTGTCTGCGCCATACTGTTCAATCTGTGCCTGCGGATCAATACCGTTGTTTTTGGATTTTGACATTTTTTCGGTGCCGCCGATCATCACGGGGGCATTGTCGCTTTTCAGTTTTGCGGAAAGCGGACGGCCTTTGTCATCGAGAAGCAGTTCCACGTCTTCCGGGTTGAACCAGATTCTGCGGCCGGATGCCTCTTCCCTGTAGTAGGTTTCATTGAGCACCATGCCCTGTGTCAGCAGCTTGACAAAGGGTTCATCAAATGTGACGAGGCCAAAGTCACGCATGACCTTGGTCCAGAAACGGGCATACAGCAAATGCATGACCGCATGTTCAATGCCGCCGATATACTGGTCCATGGGCATCCAGTGGTCGACCCTTTCATCGAGCATGGCCGTCTTGTTGTCCGGGCAGCAGTAACGCATGAAGTACCAGCAGGAATCGACAAAGGTATCCATGGTGTCGGTTTCACGGCGGGCATCCTTGCTGCAAACCGGGCAGGATACCTTCAGGAAGGATTCATCGCGGTTTAACGGGTTGCCCGATCCATCAGGCACCAGCCCTTCCGGCAGGATGACCGGCAGATCTTTTTCAGGGACAGGGACGGCACCACAATCCGGGCAATGGATGATCGGGATGGGCGTTCCCCAGTACCGTTGACGTGAAATGCCCCAGTCACGCAGACGCCAGGTCACGGTTTTTTCACCAAGCCCCATTTCAGCGAGGGTGTTTGCAATCGCATCCACGGCTTCCTGATGATGCAGTCCATCATACCGCCCGGAATTGATGCAGACGCCATTGTCCTTGTCGGCATACCAGTCATGCCAGGTGAGCTCGGAAAAGACCTTGCCTTCAACCGCAATGACCTGGCGGATGGGCAGGCTGTATTTATGGGCGAATTCAAAGTCGCGTTCATCATGCGCCGGAACCGCCATGACAGCGCCGTCACCGTAGCTCATCAGCACATAATTGCCCACCCAGACTTCAACCAGTTGACCGGTAAGCGGGTGTTTGACAAAAAGGCCGGTGGGCATCCCTTTCTTTTCCATGGTGGCGAGATCAGCCTCAATGACGCTGCCGCGTTTGCATTCCTCGATGAATTCAGCCAGTTCGGCATTGTTTTTTGCTGCAAAAGTGGCCAGTTCATGTTCGGGCGCCACCGTGCAGAAGGTGACGCCTTTGATGGTGTCTGCCCGTGTGGTAAATACCCACAGTTTGCCGTCACCAATCAGCGTGCCATTTTCGTCAGTGATTTCATGCGGAAAGGCAAAACGCACGCCAATGGACTTGCCGATCCAGTTGGCCTGCATAATCCTGACGCGCTCAGGCCATCCAGGCAGCTTGTTTTCGACATAGTCCAGCAGCTCTTCCGCATAGTCGGTAATGCGGGCGTAGTACATCGGGATTTCGCGTTTTTCAATCAGTGCG encodes:
- a CDS encoding THUMP domain-containing class I SAM-dependent RNA methyltransferase, whose amino-acid sequence is MSYSYFCTCPRGLEAPLAEELAEIAEKSTSLNIHAQAQGGVHCSGTLEDGWLINLHSRIASRVLLRIAQGAYRNEDDIYNLALAQQWENWFDVDCTIRIDVTAVKSPLKSISFTTLKIKDAVVDHFRNRFGKRPSIDTKTPDVHIVAFLNPSHVTLYLDTSGESLFKRGWRTKKGDAPLRENLAAGLLRAAGWKPGMVLFDPMCGSGTILAEAAQILAGIPPGINRRFAFEKFTGFDAKKWETMKQAVKPRPLPAEPTLFGSDISGDMIAMARHNMATANVPVDIPLKQIEAQEVQPPSDTPGIILTNPPYGERIGVRGDRTKEADDMATLFYSALGSTLKQRFPGWKVFLFTADLDVPKMLRLKESRKTPFFNGAIECRLFRFDMISGSNRRKSSQPDSPQETASPE
- a CDS encoding glutamate-5-semialdehyde dehydrogenase codes for the protein MNIKEYMSRIGQEARKASRVMAKANTAVKNQALAAIAAAIRRDAENLLQANEKDLAAARANGLEAALLDRLTLTPSGIATMAEGLEQIAALPDPVGEVTNLKYRPSGIQVGQMRVPLGVIGIIYEARPNVTVDAAGLCIKSGNATILRGGSEAIHCNQALAALVQEGLASAGLPETAVQVVKTTDRAAVGELITMPDYVDVIVPRGGKGLIERLMRDSRVPMIKHLDGICHVYIDDSADREKALAVSFNAKCQRYGTCNTMETLLVSRHVAPEILPALATLYEAEKVELRCDETAMKILAGYPWLNAATEEDWQTEYLAPVLAIRVVDGLDQAIDHINTWSSQHTDAIITENYSHAQRFLREVDSASVMVNASTRFADGFEYGLGAEIGISNDKLHARGPVGLDGLTSQKYVVLGHGEIRK
- the holA gene encoding DNA polymerase III subunit delta; the encoded protein is MQLRPEALDAHLEKTLAPLYVIASDEHLLLLEAADKIRETARKQGCTEREILTVERGFKWGELQAANSAMSLFGDKKLIELRIPTGRPGKEGSQSLQQYAAELHPDNVTLITLPKLDWSTRKSAWVSALQKAAVHIDIPIVERAQLGGWIASRLKSQNQHADTASIDFLVNRVEGNLLAAHQEIRKLGLLYPEGKLDFEQIKEAVLNVARYDVFKLNEAMLTGNTSRFVRMMEGLKGEGEPLPLVLWTITEEIRTLLRLQTGIAQGQAAGSLMKSLRIWGPREKLITAALRRLNTDTLLQALQQAAQVDKIVKGLRVDTLLDDAWDVLLQLGLAVTRSGAKSA
- a CDS encoding LPS-assembly lipoprotein LptE — encoded protein: MKRHSLSCSALIALIATLMLSACGFALRGTGGDFRLPFETLYINVPNTEYFGATLKRQIESTGTKVIKDRKLADASLEILERSRDRETLSLSTAGRVREYALFYTFRFQVKDKENHILLDPVEIRLRRTLTYSESQAYAKDKEEEMLYEDMENDVMLQLIRRLANIEVPDLTDDTEPDL
- the leuS gene encoding leucine--tRNA ligase, with protein sequence MQDKYSPSDIEKAAQAHWKATDAYKAIENDPRYPKGKFYACSMLPYPSGRLHMGHVRNYTINDVMYRYLRMNGYNVLQPMGWDAFGMPAENAAMENGVPPAQWTYANIAYMKEQLESMGFGIDWSREITACDPDYYKWNQWIFLKMLEKGIIYQRTGTVNWDPADQTVLANEQVVDGRGWRSGALIEKREIPMYYARITDYAEELLDYVENKLPGWPERVRIMQANWIGKSIGVRFAFPHEITDENGTLIGDGKLWVFTTRADTIKGVTFCTVAPEHELATFAAKNNAELAEFIEECKRGSVIEADLATMEKKGMPTGLFVKHPLTGQLVEVWVGNYVLMSYGDGAVMAVPAHDERDFEFAHKYSLPIRQVIAVEGKVFSELTWHDWYADKDNGVCINSGRYDGLHHQEAVDAIANTLAEMGLGEKTVTWRLRDWGISRQRYWGTPIPIIHCPDCGAVPVPEKDLPVILPEGLVPDGSGNPLNRDESFLKVSCPVCSKDARRETDTMDTFVDSCWYFMRYCCPDNKTAMLDERVDHWMPMDQYIGGIEHAVMHLLYARFWTKVMRDFGLVTFDEPFVKLLTQGMVLNETYYREEASGRRIWFNPEDVELLLDDKGRPLSAKLKSDNAPVMIGGTEKMSKSKNNGIDPQAQIEQYGADTARLFTMFASPPEQTLEWSGTGVEGAQRFLRRVWTYAYANAQAIAGGSDEIPADLPDTHKNIRFRIHQVLQQANHDYARIQYNTVVSASMIMLNTLEGAKLDDSGASHAVVRECFSIFLRVLYPIVPHITCILWQDLGYVKTRGEILDAPWPQVDTAALEQDEIDMVIQVNGKLRGNMRIAKDADKATIEATALASESVAKFITGSPKKVIVVPGRLVNIVV